In Finegoldia magna ATCC 53516, a genomic segment contains:
- the argS gene encoding arginine--tRNA ligase: MINFKEEVKQIILGFDTGLTEKEISDLIEIPPNSDMGDYAFPVFKLAKTFRKAPNLIAEELAKKEFSNENIKKITNVGPYVNFFVDNSKLVESVLTEAVKDDFGSGHIGVGKNVVFDFSSTNIAKPFHIGHLRSTVIGNAIRNIMKYQGFNTTGVNYIGDYGTQFGMMISAYLKWGDEDKINADPIKELLNLYVKYNKIAKEDESYMDEARDWFDKLEKKDPTAVKLWSWFREISLKEFQRVYDLLGVEFDNFNGESFHSQFIGDALEAIDKKNLLEESDGAMIINLDDENLPPVLIKKSNGSSTYLTRDIATAMYRKKTYDFYKNVYVVASQQKLHFEQLRAVLKKMGFDWWNDCEHVSFGMVSMKDGSMKTREGKVIFLEDVLNRAIDKTKSIIEERNPNLENKEEVAKQVGVGAVIFQDLFNNRIKDYTFDWDQVLNFDGETGPYTQYTFARSCSILDKGEFELKENSKFDLLVDDTEIDIVKHLSKFEEVLLNATEKYEPSFLTRYTVELAKLFNKFYANCPINTVEDELKYQRLYLTYSVNKCLKLSLSLLGIEAPVRM; the protein is encoded by the coding sequence ATGATAAATTTTAAAGAAGAAGTAAAACAAATTATACTAGGATTTGACACTGGTCTAACTGAAAAAGAAATATCAGATTTAATCGAAATTCCACCAAACAGTGATATGGGAGATTATGCGTTTCCAGTGTTTAAATTAGCAAAAACTTTTAGAAAAGCACCTAATTTAATCGCAGAAGAATTAGCTAAAAAAGAATTTAGCAATGAAAATATCAAAAAAATTACAAATGTAGGTCCTTACGTAAACTTTTTTGTAGATAATTCGAAATTAGTAGAAAGTGTTCTAACAGAAGCTGTTAAAGATGATTTTGGAAGTGGTCATATTGGCGTTGGAAAAAATGTTGTGTTCGACTTTTCTTCTACAAATATAGCAAAGCCATTTCATATTGGACATTTACGCTCCACTGTAATAGGAAATGCCATAAGAAATATAATGAAATATCAAGGGTTTAATACAACAGGTGTTAATTACATTGGTGATTATGGAACTCAATTTGGTATGATGATTTCAGCTTATTTAAAATGGGGAGACGAAGATAAAATTAATGCTGATCCAATAAAAGAACTTTTAAATCTTTACGTAAAATACAATAAAATTGCAAAAGAAGATGAATCTTATATGGATGAGGCACGTGATTGGTTCGATAAATTAGAGAAAAAAGATCCTACAGCTGTAAAATTATGGTCATGGTTTAGAGAAATTTCTTTAAAAGAATTCCAAAGAGTCTATGATTTACTAGGAGTTGAGTTTGACAATTTTAATGGTGAATCATTCCACTCACAATTTATTGGAGATGCATTAGAAGCAATTGATAAGAAAAATTTGCTAGAAGAATCCGATGGTGCAATGATAATCAATTTGGATGATGAAAACTTGCCACCTGTTTTAATAAAAAAATCAAATGGGTCTTCAACATACTTAACAAGAGATATTGCTACTGCAATGTATCGTAAAAAAACTTACGATTTTTATAAAAATGTATACGTTGTTGCTAGTCAACAAAAACTTCATTTTGAACAATTAAGAGCCGTTTTGAAAAAAATGGGATTTGATTGGTGGAATGATTGCGAACATGTTTCTTTTGGTATGGTTAGCATGAAAGATGGATCTATGAAAACAAGAGAAGGTAAAGTTATTTTCCTAGAAGATGTTTTAAATAGAGCTATTGATAAAACAAAATCAATCATAGAAGAAAGAAATCCTAATCTTGAAAATAAAGAAGAAGTGGCAAAACAAGTTGGTGTTGGAGCTGTAATATTCCAAGATTTATTCAATAATAGAATAAAAGATTATACGTTTGATTGGGATCAAGTTTTGAATTTTGATGGAGAAACTGGACCATATACACAATATACATTTGCAAGAAGCTGTTCTATATTAGACAAGGGAGAATTTGAATTAAAAGAAAATAGCAAATTTGATTTATTAGTTGACGATACAGAAATCGACATTGTAAAACACTTATCAAAATTTGAAGAAGTTTTATTAAATGCTACTGAAAAATACGAACCTTCTTTCTTAACACGTTATACAGTAGAATTAGCAAAACTATTCAATAAATTTTATGCAAATTGTCCAATCAACACTGTAGAAGATGAACTAAAATATCAAAGATTGTATTTAACTTATTCTGTTAACAAATGCTTGAAATTATCTTTGAGCTTGTTAGGCATTGAAGCACCAGTTAGAATGTAG